A genomic region of Armatimonadia bacterium contains the following coding sequences:
- a CDS encoding carbohydrate binding domain-containing protein, whose amino-acid sequence MPCNGLAFLAATGLFAALSTPMAFGQVGRSFIVSNFEHGIAGWVTNDAIRQSGKTKDTPLVSVERSTEAHSGTGSLQVSFHPGQGWAGAYIPLATMRDQWADAAVDELAFWMKGDGQAKEVTIHLQAWNDQHVPAFFGVPVSLQDTAWHEVVIPLARLQAANPGTPLRLPSF is encoded by the coding sequence ATGCCATGCAACGGACTTGCGTTCCTGGCTGCAACCGGGCTGTTTGCTGCTCTGAGTACGCCGATGGCCTTCGGGCAGGTCGGTCGCAGCTTCATCGTCTCGAACTTCGAGCACGGGATCGCGGGCTGGGTGACGAACGACGCGATCAGGCAGAGCGGGAAGACGAAGGACACTCCGCTCGTCTCGGTCGAGCGGTCCACGGAAGCGCACTCGGGGACCGGCAGCCTTCAGGTGTCCTTCCATCCCGGGCAGGGCTGGGCCGGGGCGTACATCCCGCTGGCAACGATGCGTGACCAGTGGGCCGACGCCGCTGTCGATGAGCTGGCCTTCTGGATGAAGGGCGACGGCCAGGCGAAGGAGGTAACGATCCACCTCCAGGCCTGGAACGATCAGCATGTCCCGGCCTTCTTTGGCGTGCCCGTATCACTGCAGGACACGGCCTGGCACGAAGTGGTGATCCCACTCGCGCGGCTCCAGGCGGCGAACCCCGGCACTCCCCTGCGCCTGCCGTCCTTCC